TCCTCGGCGGGCGCGCCATCCGGGCCTGTTGCGGCTTCGATCTCTTCCGGGGACAGCCCGGCCACGACATCGGCCAAGGCGGTCTGCAACGCCTCGAACACGGCCTCCTGGTGGTGGCGGATGTCCGACAGCGCCTCGGCGAAACTGTCGGCGCCGGTCAGGAACCCTTCGCGCGGTGCCGTGAACATCAGCGTCAAGGCCTGCTGGCTGTCGGGCATGAACTTCATCGGATTGTTGTCCGTGGCGCCCAGCATGGTCTGTTCCCCGCTATGGGTGAAGACCTTCACGCCGGCCCGTTCCTTCAGCATCAGCATGATTTCGTCGGTCGCGACCTTCACGCTGCGCCCAAGCATGCGCATCAACGGGGCCACATCGTCGGGACCGATGCCTGACGGGTCGAGCCCCGCGGCCTCGCAAAAGGCACTCAGCGCCGCGCTGCATTCCGCCGAGGCAGGCGCGGCACCGTTGGCGTCCGGCAGATGTGCGGCGTGCTGCGTGGCCTCTGCCCCGTGGCCGCGTTTGACGGGAGGGGCGGAGGGCACCCAGTCGGTCTCCCGCAGGCCGGGCTTGCTGAGGACGGTGTTGTTGTCGTCGAAATGACTGTCGGGCAGCTTCTGGGGGTCCACAGAGGCCCAGCCGGGCCGTTGCAGCCGCCCGCCGCTCCCTTCGCCGGGGATGTTCTGGGGTTCCACGCTGACCCCCGGATAGCTGGCATGGGAGGGCATCTGGATGGAGGCATGTCCGGACCATCCGGCGCTGGCCGCCGGCCCCGGGCGAAGCGGGCTTTTGCCGGCGCCCGGATCCGCGAAACCGGGCGCCGGCGTGTCGCGCGGATATCCCGGTTCGCCCGTGCCCGCGGCATGGACTTCGGGGCGTAACTCCACCCCGATGATGTAGTGGCCGACGACCAGCCGCTCTCCGCCGCGCAACATCAGATCGCCGCCGATGCGGCTGCGATTGCCGACCAGATAGGTGCCGTTCATCGACATGTCGGTCAGGTAATAGGCGCCGTTGCGGTACGAGATATCGAAATGATGCCCCGAAATGACGCGGTTGGGGTCGGGCAATGTCCAGTCCATCGTGGACCGCCGGCCGACGCTTGCCCCCGATCTGTTCAACTGGATCCAGCTTGGGCTGCCGTTATCCAGATGATCGACATTTTCGATTCTCAACACCAGCATCATGCGCTCAAGGTAGGGACGTCCTGACCTTTTTGCCAGAATTTCCGGGCAATGGCCCCGCGACATCGCGTTAAGTGCGTTTTTCGCGCCGCATGGGCGGGGCGCGATCAAAAGGCTGCCTGCGGAACCGGCTGATCTTCGGTCAAGCGAAAAATGGCGGTCGTGTGCATGGCGTGCGGAAACGGCCGGCGGGTGTCGCGCAGCAATCACCGGATATGAGCGCCGAGCGAAGACTACAGGGCGCCTTTGCACGTCAATTGGCATGGCGAGGCCCCTTCCGACGGCTGCGACTTGCATTGCTACGAAGGCATACTATATGGGTCCGTATGTTTATTCGAGGATGGCCGGTCAGCATGCAGAGTCTTGGTTTGATGCTTCACGATGCCGCCCGCCTGCTGAAGGCGGATTTCGAGCGGCGGGCGCGCGGCTACGGGCTGACGCTGCTGCAATGGCGTGTGCTCCGGCAGCTTGCCTTCAGCGAGACCGGGCTGCGGCAGACCGAGATCGCCCGGCGCGTCGAATCCAGCCCGATGACGGTCAGCGACGTGCTCGACCGGCTGGAAGGGTTCGGCCTTGTGCAGCGTGAGGTCGACCCCGACGACAGCCGGGCCAAGCGGGCGCGGATCACTGCAAAGGCAGAGGCCCTGCTGCACGAGGTGAAAGGCATCGTGGCCGAGGCCTACGACCAGGCGCTGGCCGGGATCGACCCGGCAGAGCGCGAGGTTCTGGAACGCTGCCTGCAGCAGATCGTGGCCAATCTCGAAACCACGGATGAAGACGGGAAGGAAGACGAAAGATGAACGGGGATCCGGGACAATTCGAGGCCGACCCGACGCAGTCGGCGCCAATTCAGGCAGAGCCGCGCCACGCCGAGGATACGGATCGCCAGGCGCGCGCGCGCCGGTGGCAGCGCCGACTTCTCATGATGTCGCTGCCGGTGGCGCTGGTGCTGGGCGGCGGTGGCATCTGGCTGACCGGCGGGCGCTATGTCGACACCGACAATGCCTATGTCCATCAACCCATCGTGCCGGTGTCGGCCGACGTGGCCGGCCGGGTGGTAGAGGTCGACGTGGCCGAGAACCAGGCCGTGAAGGCCGGGGATCCGGTGTTCCGCATCGACCCGGAGCCCTATCAGATCGCGGTCGACAAGGCCGAGGCCGCGCTGGCCGCCGCGCGCCTGCAATTCGGCGAACTTCAGAGCGCCTATCAGAGCGCCGAGACACAGTTGGCCGCGGCCGAGGATATCCGCGATGTCCGCAAGCATGAATACGACCGTCAGCAGGCCCTGACCGGCCGCGGCGTGACCTCTTCGGCGGCACTGGATGAGGCGACGCTGGCCTGGCGGCAGGCCGAGAACGACGTGCAGGTCGCCCGGCAGGGGGTGGCCGACGCGGCCGCCGCTCTTGGTGGTAACCCCGGGATCGCGCCCGAGGACTTCCCCGCCGTGCGGGAGGCGCAGGCCGAGTTGGCCGCCGCGCGGCGCGATCTGGACAAGGCCCTTGTGCGGGCGCCGGTCGCGGGCGTCATTGCCCAGATCGAAAGCCTGAATGTCGGCCAGTACCTTGCGCCCGGGACGGCCACCGCCAGCGTTGTCGAAGATGGCCGGACATGGATCGAGGCGAATTTCAAGGAAACGCAACTGGGCGGGATCGAGGTCGGGCAACCCGTGTCGGTGACGGTCGATGCCTATC
The genomic region above belongs to Rhodovulum sp. P5 and contains:
- the tagH gene encoding type VI secretion system-associated FHA domain protein TagH; amino-acid sequence: MMLVLRIENVDHLDNGSPSWIQLNRSGASVGRRSTMDWTLPDPNRVISGHHFDISYRNGAYYLTDMSMNGTYLVGNRSRIGGDLMLRGGERLVVGHYIIGVELRPEVHAAGTGEPGYPRDTPAPGFADPGAGKSPLRPGPAASAGWSGHASIQMPSHASYPGVSVEPQNIPGEGSGGRLQRPGWASVDPQKLPDSHFDDNNTVLSKPGLRETDWVPSAPPVKRGHGAEATQHAAHLPDANGAAPASAECSAALSAFCEAAGLDPSGIGPDDVAPLMRMLGRSVKVATDEIMLMLKERAGVKVFTHSGEQTMLGATDNNPMKFMPDSQQALTLMFTAPREGFLTGADSFAEALSDIRHHQEAVFEALQTALADVVAGLSPEEIEAATGPDGAPAEDCWQTYLDRWNAKAQAGEHGMLDAFLIAFAKAYGQAIASH
- a CDS encoding MarR family winged helix-turn-helix transcriptional regulator, encoding MLHDAARLLKADFERRARGYGLTLLQWRVLRQLAFSETGLRQTEIARRVESSPMTVSDVLDRLEGFGLVQREVDPDDSRAKRARITAKAEALLHEVKGIVAEAYDQALAGIDPAEREVLERCLQQIVANLETTDEDGKEDER
- a CDS encoding HlyD family secretion protein; the protein is MNGDPGQFEADPTQSAPIQAEPRHAEDTDRQARARRWQRRLLMMSLPVALVLGGGGIWLTGGRYVDTDNAYVHQPIVPVSADVAGRVVEVDVAENQAVKAGDPVFRIDPEPYQIAVDKAEAALAAARLQFGELQSAYQSAETQLAAAEDIRDVRKHEYDRQQALTGRGVTSSAALDEATLAWRQAENDVQVARQGVADAAAALGGNPGIAPEDFPAVREAQAELAAARRDLDKALVRAPVAGVIAQIESLNVGQYLAPGTATASVVEDGRTWIEANFKETQLGGIEVGQPVSVTVDAYPGVTLTGHVESIGPATGSQYALIPAQNATGNWVKVVQRLSVRIHVDTDTAHPLRDGMSVKVTVDTGTSRLDALL